One Nothobranchius furzeri strain GRZ-AD chromosome 7, NfurGRZ-RIMD1, whole genome shotgun sequence genomic window, AATGTCTTATTGTGTCTACTGCCATCTACTGGCATAAAATGAGTTGCATGTAAAATATTTGTACTATCAcccttttcagattttttttgaatatatatatatatatatattttacatgATATTTTATTGGGGAATCCTGCACTACACAATTTCTTCACACTTCAAAAACAAGTTATTTATTTAGCAAAAAATGGTATAGTCTCAGATATATGTTAATGTCTAGAAGAGATTAATAATTTTACTTTCTGTCCAAAAGTCCTAAAATTTATGAGCAACCTGAAGTTTAACAGCTAcctattaatgattaatagagaTATGAGCACTGTTAATTTAAAAATGTAACTTTTTTAGACAACAactaaaaatctgtttttctctatttttcctagGAGAAGTCTGATTGGTTACTGTAGAGGCACGTGACAACCTTTAAGCCAATGAAAATCTAGTATTTGATTCCACTGTCAATAATTAACCAATAAGATTAGGTGTTTTCTTTAGTCCCACCCACTGCTAGCTAAAAGTATATGCGAGGACGCTTCACTGTCAATCTACAGGTTAGTAGAATGAGATAAAAATCAGTCTGAATTATTAGTTTTTGTCTCTTTTTACTCCTCATATTAAAGCTTTTCCACAACCGCTTGATATATTTCATTGTTCGCTATTTGATTATAGTTATATTTAAGTTAACTGCTTCTTTTTATTGTTTCCTGTAGCTAACTGTGGAGCTAACCAGTGCTACATTGCTAAtgtttttgctttttaaaacGTTTAGTTAGTTTTTTATAACTAGGAAATAATCCCACCCGCACTGGGTGATAATGTGATTGACGGAAGTCGCGTGTCTTCCTCCTGCAGGTCCGTAGAGCTCACCATCAGCTGTTGTTCTGCATCAACATGAGTGATCCTTGGCAGGAGTGTATGGAGTTTTGTAAGGAGCTCACCAAACAGGCAGGGAAGGTAAGGACGCTTCATTTAAACTGACTATTTTTAACGATCTGACCCAGAAATGTAAGAGAACTTCAGACGTGGATTCAGTTCTGTCAGTTTCACTTGGAGGTCAAAGGCATGCAGCTTCTATTATTATTGATACTTTGTCAACAAGGATGCATAAAAAGTAGATTTGTACAGTTTAGAACAAAAATATTCAGATGCTGGAGCTTGTCTGTTTAGTCAGGACATTTGTGAAACATCAGCAGTCATGGATGTCATAATTAGATGTCTCATAGAGAAATTAGGACCACCTGTCAACATGTCACCTATCACCCTGTTAGAGCAGCAGATGTAATTAGCCTATGTTGTGCTTCTACCAGATGATCTGCGAGGCGCTCCAGAAGGACATAGCTGTCATGCAGAAGAGCTCACCAGTTGACCTGGTGACCGAGACGGACCAGAAAGTGGAGCAGCTCATTATTTCTTCCATAAAAGAGAAATACCCCACACACAGGTACTCTGCTTCACTGGAAACAGACCAGAAGCATGTGAACATAAACACGCAGTGATAATCAGATCACAGTTTTGGTCTGATTGTTGCTGCATCAGACCGCTCACCATAATATAAAACATGAAAacattgtaataataaaatatttgATTTATTAACTGAACTCATTCAGTAACTTGCTGCTCAAAACCATGTGCACcgcatttatttagttattttcctCATTTAATTTTCTAAGTCTGAATTAATGAGTATCTCAGCAGAACATTAATGTGCATTTACACTTTTTGCCCTAACCCTTCCATAAGAATTACTtgataaactaaaaaaaaaaaaaaaacgggagAAGTTATGAACTTGTTGctcaattattaaaaaaaaatctaaatcacaGTTATTTTTGGTCATTGTAAAACTTACCTTACAGAATTACTCATATTTTAAACAGATTGATTATTTGTGTTCATGTCATTTGATTAAAACTGAAGATTGAACTAAAAATAACTTATCATACAACAATTATTAAAATGAAATATTTCAGCCTATTTATGATAGATAATATAtcaaacaaatatttttgtaacatcagGCTGAAACACACGCAGAGACCATCTAATTAAACCTAATATCCTACCACGCTGCTATAACAGAAACCTGTAGGTCCAATCAGGGAGTCGGTTTTCAACATGCTGCCTGTGTGTTGTCCCCTTGTTCTGCCATCTTTACTTGAGCTATTGTTTTAGACTTCATTATAAGTCACGTGTGAGTTTAGCCTACAGAAGGGAAGGAAGTGTGTATCAGtcgtaaagcatttcaaaataagagcatgctTACGAAGCGGAATGTgacaaagtaactaattttttctGATCGTTTGAAgcagaaatcaaagttaaaattcAAATCTGAAAGTTTACCAACGCAAATAAAtgtagaaatgttttttttaattctgtGAGTGAGGTGTCGGGACGATTGGCTCCCACCTCCTCTGTTCTCCCttttgtttccatggcaacagcaGAAAGATGGAGTTAATGCTGCTTTGATTACAGGACTTTTCTCCATGTTTACATATTAATGCACTtaaattttacatttatatttaaaaacaaaGGCAGCAGATTGTTTTACAGACGTCCCCTGATGAACGTATTTGAGGCTGTAATAGAAAAAGAAACAGCTTTAATGTTCACTATAATTAATTTTACAGTCATGTGATACAGTCTTGTGTTTCATTCTGAAGCTTCATCGGAGAGGAGTCGGTGGCCGCGGGCGCCCCCAGCGTCCTTACGGACAATCCCACTTGGATCATCGACCCCGTCGATGGAACCACCAACTTTGTCCACAGGTACGGCCGAGCTGGGCTCAGTTCTGCCTCAGCAGCCCGATACCTCGCTCGCTTCTATCTTCCtccttttttcctatttttatctTTTAATTAGCTTTCTTTCCTGGGATTGTCCTCTCTCGGATTGTCTTCAGGGATAATTAGACAGCCTGACTGATAATAGAAACCGACTCTTCAGCTGAAATCCAAAGGGAGTTCATTAAATGGGTGTTTCATATTGATCCTGTCTGTTGTTCAGGTTCCCCTTTGTGTCTGTATCAGTTGGATTCACCGTGCATAAAGAGGTGAGCTTTAATTTATGCAAATCCCACATTTTTCTGCTGTGATTTCCTGATAATCAGGGATATTAGCCCTGCTGTGAGTTCTGGCTCTAATCTGCTTGCGTTGCTGTGGTCTCAGATAGAGTTTGGGATCGTCTACAGCTGCATGGAGGACAAGATGTACACCGCACGGAGAGGGAAGGGTGCTTTCTGCAATGGAGTCCCAATCAAGGTGTCCGGGCTGGAAGGTGAAAACCGGTCTCATCAGAGCCTGGAGCTGCAGTTCTGAGTAAATCCACCAGGTGGAGCTGAGCTTCTGCTTCTGTTTCTCCCCAGACATCAGCCAGTCGCTGGTGCTGACAGAAGTGGGCTTCAAGCAGGATGCAGAGCACTTTACGGCCATGATGGACAACATCAGGACCATCCTGACCATACCTGTTCACGGGTTAATAAACCCCATAAAGTCCTCTGCTTGGTTCAGACCTGGAAACAAACTGTTGCTTTGGCTGTTTTAAAACTTTATTTGGTCACATTCAGTTCAGTGCTGGCCAGTCCTGCTGACTGTGTTCTCCCACACCTGCTCCAGGATCCCGTTTAGATGACCGTTCACCAGATCTTCAACACATCACTCAAGGTTCTGACCCAATTCTGTCATTTTTCTAACCCCTAGGATCCGCTGTCCAGGCAGCGCTGCTGTAAACATGTGTCTGGTAGCCTCTGGGGTGGCGGACGCCTACTACCACATGGGCATCCACTGCTGGGACATGGCCGGCGGGGCGGCCATCGTGACCGAAGCTGGGGGCGTTATCGTGGATATTTCAGGTGAGCGAGTCAGGACAGGCGGAGCGGCTGCTGCTCTCCTCATGAATGGTTACCGAGGGTCCGCCCTCCTGCTCATAAACATCTGTGATGTCAGCCAAAGCTGGCTGAAGCCCTCCGTGGTCCAGATGGGAGTTTAGAAAACAGCCAGCATGACTTCTTTGTATCTAAAACTAGTTTATGAATGGTTTATGAACTAAAACATGAGCATCGACCCCACGGACAGACGGGGACCTCCTGTTGCTATTGGCAACATTTTATTTACAGCAGCATCAGCATCTTCAGCTGGTCTCTGAATGTTTGGAGGTGAGGAAACCTGAGTGGGAGCGTTTACAGATGTCCAGCTGTGTCCCAGCTCCGCAGACGGAGAGTTTCCTCTGACTCTTTCACCTTTGACCTCTTAAGACAGCAAGCTTTTTCATGAGTTTAAATGGGATTATCAAACATACATCATCAAAGGTTTTAAGGGGATTTTTCAGCCACTTCCCATTCTTCCTGAACAGCGTCCGTTTGGAGAAATTGAGTTTCTGTATTGCCCAGAgggtattccatccatccatccattaattttTATGTGCTTattcggagtcgggtcacggggcagtagcctaagtcgagaagcccagacttccctctccccagccacttgggccagttcttctggaggaatcccaaggcgttccctggccaggtgagagacatatgggccattcccatctgtaccaggtcggcccgggccgggtagcgtaggttgtttacatatctgggtggcctggtatttttccgggccaaccaaggctcattctcagccctcttctcgagggggtctgcttcaggccgaccagggccaacacacccactgctgacagcaaattcacaccttccattagagcaagcctctgattggtgggtagaatcagcccacatgggctttagacaaggatgtgtggaatcaaccgggccaggctggggccgactggggctacccggcccgggccgacccggtacagatgggaatggcccaatagtccctccaacgtgtccttggtctccctttaggcctcttcccggttggacgttcctggaaaacctcaccagggaggcgtccaggaggcatcctcaccagatgcccaagccacctcaactggttcctctcaatgtggaagagcagcaaatctgctccgagcccctcccggacgactgagcttctcaccctatctgtgaGGGAGACCCCTGTCACTCTGTGGAGAAAGCTCATTTCGgcagcttgtatccgtgatctcgttctcatTCCAGCCCAGAGGGTAATCTAAACATTAAAAGCCAAAAACCTCCATCACATCCTTCAGGATTGATGTGCTAACAGCTAGTTTTAGACCAATGCTATCTGTGAGCATCTCCAGTACCAAAATGTGAAAACCCTCCTATTGAATTTGTGAAGAGTCATGATTACATGTAAACAACAGTGAAGAGCTTTGATCTTCGGCTGAAGGACACAAAAAGCTATGTTTCTGAGCTGAGGCTGCTCCAGAAGCTTTCTACAAAACTTAACTCTTCTCCGTTCACCAGGTGGGCCGTTTGACCTGATGTCTCGCCGGCTGATCGTCGCCAGCAGCAGGACGATCGCCGAGCGCATCTCCAAAGCGTTAACCCAATTTCCCGTGGGCCGCGACGACAAGGACGACTAGTGAAACCTCCCCTCACTGTTGTCGTGGAAACCATCAGCTGTTTGCGGTCTCACATCCGTCTCTGCCGTAAGGATCAAAACGATGCTCTTACCTCTACAGACAAGGGAGGCGGTCTGCTGAGTTCAGACTTTAGTTTAATGTTTTTACTTCTGCAtaaagtcctttttttttttttttttgtaacttaTAAGAAATGCACCTGTTTTTActggattcttttattcatttagaCATAAAATACCTCACGTTTGGACCACTGTTGTCTTATAATCAAAGGTATTTAAGTTAATGTTTAGATGATTTCTGCTGCactttacagggagtgcagaattattaggcaaatgagtattttgtccacatcatcctcttcatgcatgttgtcttactccaagttgTATATGCTCGAAAGCCTacaaccaattaagcatattaggtgatgtgcatctctgtaatgagaaggggagtggtctaatgacatcattaccctatatcaggtgtgcataattattaggcaacttcctttcttttggcaaaatgggtcaaaagaaggacttgacaggctcagaaaagtcaaaaatagtgagatatcttgcagagggatgcagcagtcttaaaattgcaaagcttctgaagcgtgatcatcgaacaattaagcgtttcattcaaaatagtcaacagggttgcaagaagcgtgtggacaaaccaaggtgcaaaataactgcccatgaactgagaaaagtcaagcgtgcagctgccaagatgccacttgccaccagtttggccatatttcagagctgcaacatcactggagtgcccaaaagcacaaggtgtgcaatactcagagacatggccaaggtaagaaaggctgaaagacgaccaccactgaacaagacacacaagctgaaacgtcaagactgggccaagaaatatctcaagactgatttttctaaggtttcatggactgatgaaatgagagtgagtcttgataggccagatggatgggcccgtggctggattggtaaagggcagagagctccagtccgactcagacgccagcaaggtggaggtggagtactggtttgggctggtatcatcaaagatgagcttgtggggcctttttgggttgaggatggagtcaagctcaactcccagtcctactgtcagtttctggaagacaccttcttcaagcagtggtacaggaagaagtctgcatccttcaagaaaaacatgattttcatgcaggacaatgctccatcacacgtgtccaagtactccacagcgtggctggcaagaaagggtataaaagaagaaaaactaatgacatggcctccttgttcacctgatctgaaccccattgagaacctgtggtccatcatcaaacatgagatttacaaggagggaaaacagtacacctctctgaacagtgtctgggaggctgtggttgctgctgcacgcaatgttgatggtgatcagattaaaacactgacagaatccatggatggcaggcttttgagtgtccttgcaaagaaagatgtctatattggtcgctgatttgtttttgtattgtttttgaatgtcagaaatgtatatttgtgaatgtggagatgttatattggtttcactggtaaaaataaataattgaaatgggtatatatttgttttttgttaagttgcctaataattatgcacagtaatagtcacctgtacacagatatccccctaaaatagctaaaactaaaaacaaactaaaaactacttccaaaaacattcagctttgatattaatgagttgtttgggttcatggagaacatggttgttgttcaataataaaattattcctcaaaaatgcaacttgcctaataattctgcactccctataTATAATCATGTATTCTGCAAATGTGCAACTATTGTACTGTATTTATTCCTTTTCAGgtccaaaacacacacaaaaaaccccTGAAAGTTACACATTTGATGTCTTTTGCActtgaaaaacaaataaaaagctCTATAAATGTAATTCAGATTCATGTTTAGTCATATTTTTGAGTTGCAGTCAGATTTAACTTCCAGCCCTCCAGAGGCCGTTTTCAGCGTGGGCCTACATGCCACAGTCATAAAATAGACATAAACGATTAGCAGAAAATCTCTGCAGGAAATGTGTTGAAAATCCCACAACTTAAACATTGATGCTCTGTGTAAAGACTTGTCGGCTTTAATGAAAGAAATCACCCTCATGTTCCCAAACCTTCCTGCATGATTCTGCTCCACTTCCAGAACAAAAGACGCTCCTCCCCCTTGCTTCTCCTCTGTACCCTTGTAGCATCCTGTTTCCCAAATCCACACTGTGATGCTGCTTTGACCTAGAAAAGTGATAAATCTATAAAGTAAAGGCACAAGCTAGAAAAAATGTCTCTGGTGGCGAACGGGGAAAGAGCATAAACAGAGAACAGGCCCCTGGACAGAGAAAAATGGTAGAAAAAGCAGCTGTTGTGATTTAGTGGAGATAAAAGTCATTACTCCATGTAAAATCCCCTCCGCTGCATTTCTCCTGCCCTTTCTTTCAGTcagcgctgccatctcctcccAGGCCGATATGTTCTATTAAAGATGCCATGCTCTCCCTAGTCTCCGCAGACTTCCCCTTTCCCAACAGTTTGTGTTTGCAGATGCCTAATAAATGGTTTTAAAGCACTTCAGTTGTGCAAACCCAGATTTTATGTGTTGTAAGAATCAGCAGTGCGTGTTTAGAGCCGAAGTCGACCAGTTCCCCACCACACATCTGCACAAATCCCAAGATCTTATTGTACTCATTGTAGAAAACTTTGATTGATTCCAGTTTGGAGATTTATTTTTGACAGTATTGATGTGCTAATGGCTAGGCTGGGTGAGGTCAAGACTAAAGTGAGTTTCTGCCATCTTCAAACTGTTTTTAATGGATTTTCTAAGCATTTGTCACATTAATATTGTTGTTCACTTACTAAACAGCCTCTGTTTTGATAAATTCTGTTTACCTCCTATGGGACTGACACGCTAACGGCTAGTCCTAATCTAGCCAAGACCAAAGTAGATTTATGACTTCTCAAAACAACTAAAGGCATTTTGACGTGTGCTTCTGTTGTAAAGCTATAAGCAGggatggactgggacaaaaactcAGCCCTGGCATTTCTCGGTCCCTCCGGCTTGTcaggaggtggggggggggggtgctcacaGACATTTCTCCAGCCGTCAGAGCGGGGTTGGGGATGTGGATCGGATTGGTCCCCAtccgtttgaggaatttcagtctggttttagagagcatcacagcactgaaactgcattagtgagagttacaaatgatattctcatggcctcagataagaatcttgtgtctgttctagtcttgttagatctcagtgctgcctttgacacagttgatcacaatgttcttttagaaagacttgaacatgttgtagggatcaaaggaacagcgttaggctggtttaaatcctaccagtctgatagatttcattttgtaaatgtacatgacaaatcttcttcatactccagggttacttgtggagtaccacagggttcagtgcttggaccaattctttttactgcatatatgctcccaattggaaaAATCATTATACAGcacgggataaacttccactgttatgctgacgatactcagtgatatgtatccattaaccctgatgaacctaatcggttagttagattacaggcttgtcttgaagaaagagaaaattggatgactcaaaactttttgcttttaaatcaagacaagattgaagttctcatctttggaccagaaattcagaaaaggaaattgcttagtcaatcacctgacctgaatggcattaaattagtctccgagaacaaagtaaggaaccttggtgttatctttgaccaggacatgtcattcaaaac contains:
- the impa2 gene encoding inositol monophosphatase 1, which translates into the protein MRGRFTVNLQVRRAHHQLLFCINMSDPWQECMEFCKELTKQAGKMICEALQKDIAVMQKSSPVDLVTETDQKVEQLIISSIKEKYPTHSFIGEESVAAGAPSVLTDNPTWIIDPVDGTTNFVHRFPFVSVSVGFTVHKEIEFGIVYSCMEDKMYTARRGKGAFCNGVPIKVSGLEDISQSLVLTEVGFKQDAEHFTAMMDNIRTILTIPVHGIRCPGSAAVNMCLVASGVADAYYHMGIHCWDMAGGAAIVTEAGGVIVDISGGPFDLMSRRLIVASSRTIAERISKALTQFPVGRDDKDD